Proteins encoded together in one Drosophila albomicans strain 15112-1751.03 chromosome 2R, ASM965048v2, whole genome shotgun sequence window:
- the LOC117576673 gene encoding abl interactor 2 isoform X3, translated as MLTEAPMASDKIMDELASLIRTEIPDGRQSLRDSYTNLERVADYCEDTYYRADNKKAALEATKNYTTQSLASVAYQINTLAYSYMQLLDLQAQQLSEMESQMNHIAQTVHIHKEKVARREIGVLTANKVSSRQFKIVAPINPEKPIKYVRKPIDYSILDEIGHGINSAQSNQHVRQKHRGSSHGSVQSLVPSSVGPPPTTKPPTPPQMSRAGNTGTLGKSVSNTGTLGKSSREYRTPPVVNPPQVPSHYAPNYPIGHPKRMSTASSTTTTTTTGGGAAGNERAAGYSALPMPPSQQIATHVNLPSAGMMQSLPPPPPTTYDDRSSMPPAPPSPLTVSQHEMTEQSHIGMHTLGRNINRNHFSLNFARPGSQSPPLPPPPPPEDEHQDFGRPRTSTGPQLAPIVPEDQNLPGWVPKNYIEKVVAIYDYYADKDDELSFQESSVLYVLKKNDDGWWEGVMDGVTGLFPGNYVEPCV; from the exons ATGTTAACCGAAGCCCCAATGGCCAGTGACAAAATCATGGACGAACTAGCATCATTGATACGCACCGAAATTCCCGATGGCCGCCAAAGTCTGCGCGATAGCTATACGAACTTGGAGCGTGTCGCGGACTACTGCGAGGACACCTATTATCGGGCGGACAACAAGAAGGCGGCCCTCGAGGCGACCAAGAACTACACGACGCAATCCTTGGCCAGCGTAGCGTATCAGATCAATACTCTCGCCTATAGCTACATGCAGCTGTTGGATTTGCAGGCGCAGCAGCTCAGCGAGATGGAATCCCAGATGAATCACATTGCGCAGACGGTGCACATACACAAGGAGAAGGTGGCCAGGCG TGAGATTGGCGTGCTGACTGCCAACAAGGTGAGCTCGCGTCAGTTCAAGATTGTGGCGCCCATCAATCCCGAGAAGCCCATCAAGTATGTGCGCAAACCCATCGACTATTCCATACTGGACGAGATCGGACATGGCATCAACTCGGCTCAATCCAATCAACATGTGCGTCAAAAGCATCGTGGCTCGAGTCACGGTTCAGTGCAATCGCTGGTGCCGTCATCGGTGGGTCCGCCTCCCACCACGAAGCCGCCAACGCCGCCGCAAATGTCGCGTGCCGGCAACACGGGCACACTGGGCAAATCAGTCAGCAATACGGGCACACTGGGCAAGAGTTCGCGCGAGTATCGCACGCCACCGGTGGTGAATCCACCGCAAGTGCCTTCGCACTATGCGCCCAACTATCCCATTGGGCATCCCAAGCGCATGTCGACGGCTTCATCGACCACCACAACCACGACAACTGGTGGCGGAGCAGCGGGCAATGAGCGTGCAGCCGGTTATAGTGCATTGCCGATGCCACCGAGTCAGCAGATTGCGACGCATGTGAATCTGCCGTCGGCTGGAATGATGCAAtcgctgccaccgccaccgcccaCAACTTACGACGACAGGAGCAGCATGCCAC CAGCGCCTCCCTCGCCGCTGACAGTGTCGCAGCACGAGATGACGGAGCAGAGTCACATTGGCATGCACACGCTGGGACGTAACATCAACAG AAATCATTTCAGCTTGAACTTTGCACGTCCTGGTTCGCAATCGCCACCGCtgccaccaccgccgccgccagaGGATGAGCACCAGGACTTTGGACGTCCTCGAACTTCAACTGGACCGCAGCTGGCGCCGATTGTGCCCGAGGATCAGAACTTGCCTGGCTGGGTGCCCAAGAACTACATCGAAAAGG TGGTGGCCATTTATGACTACTATGCCGATAAGGACGATGAGCTGAGCTTCCAGGAGAGCTCGGTGCTCTATGTGCTCAAGAAGAACGACGATGGCTGGTGGGAGGGCGTCATGGATGGCGTCACTGGGCTTTTCCCCGGCAACTATGTGGAGCCCTGCGTCTAA
- the LOC117576673 gene encoding abl interactor 2 isoform X1: MLTEAPMASDKIMDELASLIRTEIPDGRQSLRDSYTNLERVADYCEDTYYRADNKKAALEATKNYTTQSLASVAYQINTLAYSYMQLLDLQAQQLSEMESQMNHIAQTVHIHKEKVARREIGVLTANKVSSRQFKIVAPINPEKPIKYVRKPIDYSILDEIGHGINSAQSNQHVRQKHRGSSHGSVQSLVPSSVGPPPTTKPPTPPQMSRAGNTGTLGKSVSNTGTLGKSSREYRTPPVVNPPQVPSHYAPNYPIGHPKRMSTASSTTTTTTTGGGAAGNERAAGYSALPMPPSQQIATHVNLPSAGMMQSLPPPPPTTYDDRSSMPPAPPSPLTVSQHEMTEQSHIGMHTLGRNINRNPNRNHFSLNFARPGSQSPPLPPPPPPEDEHQDFGRPRTSTGPQLAPIVPEDQNLPGWVPKNYIEKVVAIYDYYADKDDELSFQESSVLYVLKKNDDGWWEGVMDGVTGLFPGNYVEPCV; encoded by the exons ATGTTAACCGAAGCCCCAATGGCCAGTGACAAAATCATGGACGAACTAGCATCATTGATACGCACCGAAATTCCCGATGGCCGCCAAAGTCTGCGCGATAGCTATACGAACTTGGAGCGTGTCGCGGACTACTGCGAGGACACCTATTATCGGGCGGACAACAAGAAGGCGGCCCTCGAGGCGACCAAGAACTACACGACGCAATCCTTGGCCAGCGTAGCGTATCAGATCAATACTCTCGCCTATAGCTACATGCAGCTGTTGGATTTGCAGGCGCAGCAGCTCAGCGAGATGGAATCCCAGATGAATCACATTGCGCAGACGGTGCACATACACAAGGAGAAGGTGGCCAGGCG TGAGATTGGCGTGCTGACTGCCAACAAGGTGAGCTCGCGTCAGTTCAAGATTGTGGCGCCCATCAATCCCGAGAAGCCCATCAAGTATGTGCGCAAACCCATCGACTATTCCATACTGGACGAGATCGGACATGGCATCAACTCGGCTCAATCCAATCAACATGTGCGTCAAAAGCATCGTGGCTCGAGTCACGGTTCAGTGCAATCGCTGGTGCCGTCATCGGTGGGTCCGCCTCCCACCACGAAGCCGCCAACGCCGCCGCAAATGTCGCGTGCCGGCAACACGGGCACACTGGGCAAATCAGTCAGCAATACGGGCACACTGGGCAAGAGTTCGCGCGAGTATCGCACGCCACCGGTGGTGAATCCACCGCAAGTGCCTTCGCACTATGCGCCCAACTATCCCATTGGGCATCCCAAGCGCATGTCGACGGCTTCATCGACCACCACAACCACGACAACTGGTGGCGGAGCAGCGGGCAATGAGCGTGCAGCCGGTTATAGTGCATTGCCGATGCCACCGAGTCAGCAGATTGCGACGCATGTGAATCTGCCGTCGGCTGGAATGATGCAAtcgctgccaccgccaccgcccaCAACTTACGACGACAGGAGCAGCATGCCAC CAGCGCCTCCCTCGCCGCTGACAGTGTCGCAGCACGAGATGACGGAGCAGAGTCACATTGGCATGCACACGCTGGGACGTAACATCAACAG GAATCCCAATAG AAATCATTTCAGCTTGAACTTTGCACGTCCTGGTTCGCAATCGCCACCGCtgccaccaccgccgccgccagaGGATGAGCACCAGGACTTTGGACGTCCTCGAACTTCAACTGGACCGCAGCTGGCGCCGATTGTGCCCGAGGATCAGAACTTGCCTGGCTGGGTGCCCAAGAACTACATCGAAAAGG TGGTGGCCATTTATGACTACTATGCCGATAAGGACGATGAGCTGAGCTTCCAGGAGAGCTCGGTGCTCTATGTGCTCAAGAAGAACGACGATGGCTGGTGGGAGGGCGTCATGGATGGCGTCACTGGGCTTTTCCCCGGCAACTATGTGGAGCCCTGCGTCTAA
- the LOC117576673 gene encoding abl interactor 2 isoform X2, which produces MLTEAPMASDKIMDELASLIRTEIPDGRQSLRDSYTNLERVADYCEDTYYRADNKKAALEATKNYTTQSLASVAYQINTLAYSYMQLLDLQAQQLSEMESQMNHIAQTVHIHKEKVARREIGVLTANKVSSRQFKIVAPINPEKPIKYVRKPIDYSILDEIGHGINSAQSNQHVRQKHRGSSHGSVQSLVPSSVGPPPTTKPPTPPQMSRAGNTGTLGKSVSNTGTLGKSSREYRTPPVVNPPQVPSHYAPNYPIGHPKRMSTASSTTTTTTTGGGAAGNERAAGYSALPMPPSQQIATHVNLPSAGMMQSLPPPPPTTYDDRSSMPPPPSPLTVSQHEMTEQSHIGMHTLGRNINRNPNRNHFSLNFARPGSQSPPLPPPPPPEDEHQDFGRPRTSTGPQLAPIVPEDQNLPGWVPKNYIEKVVAIYDYYADKDDELSFQESSVLYVLKKNDDGWWEGVMDGVTGLFPGNYVEPCV; this is translated from the exons ATGTTAACCGAAGCCCCAATGGCCAGTGACAAAATCATGGACGAACTAGCATCATTGATACGCACCGAAATTCCCGATGGCCGCCAAAGTCTGCGCGATAGCTATACGAACTTGGAGCGTGTCGCGGACTACTGCGAGGACACCTATTATCGGGCGGACAACAAGAAGGCGGCCCTCGAGGCGACCAAGAACTACACGACGCAATCCTTGGCCAGCGTAGCGTATCAGATCAATACTCTCGCCTATAGCTACATGCAGCTGTTGGATTTGCAGGCGCAGCAGCTCAGCGAGATGGAATCCCAGATGAATCACATTGCGCAGACGGTGCACATACACAAGGAGAAGGTGGCCAGGCG TGAGATTGGCGTGCTGACTGCCAACAAGGTGAGCTCGCGTCAGTTCAAGATTGTGGCGCCCATCAATCCCGAGAAGCCCATCAAGTATGTGCGCAAACCCATCGACTATTCCATACTGGACGAGATCGGACATGGCATCAACTCGGCTCAATCCAATCAACATGTGCGTCAAAAGCATCGTGGCTCGAGTCACGGTTCAGTGCAATCGCTGGTGCCGTCATCGGTGGGTCCGCCTCCCACCACGAAGCCGCCAACGCCGCCGCAAATGTCGCGTGCCGGCAACACGGGCACACTGGGCAAATCAGTCAGCAATACGGGCACACTGGGCAAGAGTTCGCGCGAGTATCGCACGCCACCGGTGGTGAATCCACCGCAAGTGCCTTCGCACTATGCGCCCAACTATCCCATTGGGCATCCCAAGCGCATGTCGACGGCTTCATCGACCACCACAACCACGACAACTGGTGGCGGAGCAGCGGGCAATGAGCGTGCAGCCGGTTATAGTGCATTGCCGATGCCACCGAGTCAGCAGATTGCGACGCATGTGAATCTGCCGTCGGCTGGAATGATGCAAtcgctgccaccgccaccgcccaCAACTTACGACGACAGGAGCAGCATGCCAC CGCCTCCCTCGCCGCTGACAGTGTCGCAGCACGAGATGACGGAGCAGAGTCACATTGGCATGCACACGCTGGGACGTAACATCAACAG GAATCCCAATAG AAATCATTTCAGCTTGAACTTTGCACGTCCTGGTTCGCAATCGCCACCGCtgccaccaccgccgccgccagaGGATGAGCACCAGGACTTTGGACGTCCTCGAACTTCAACTGGACCGCAGCTGGCGCCGATTGTGCCCGAGGATCAGAACTTGCCTGGCTGGGTGCCCAAGAACTACATCGAAAAGG TGGTGGCCATTTATGACTACTATGCCGATAAGGACGATGAGCTGAGCTTCCAGGAGAGCTCGGTGCTCTATGTGCTCAAGAAGAACGACGATGGCTGGTGGGAGGGCGTCATGGATGGCGTCACTGGGCTTTTCCCCGGCAACTATGTGGAGCCCTGCGTCTAA
- the LOC117576673 gene encoding abl interactor 2 isoform X4, whose product MLTEAPMASDKIMDELASLIRTEIPDGRQSLRDSYTNLERVADYCEDTYYRADNKKAALEATKNYTTQSLASVAYQINTLAYSYMQLLDLQAQQLSEMESQMNHIAQTVHIHKEKVARREIGVLTANKVSSRQFKIVAPINPEKPIKYVRKPIDYSILDEIGHGINSAQSNQHVRQKHRGSSHGSVQSLVPSSVGPPPTTKPPTPPQMSRAGNTGTLGKSVSNTGTLGKSSREYRTPPVVNPPQVPSHYAPNYPIGHPKRMSTASSTTTTTTTGGGAAGNERAAGYSALPMPPSQQIATHVNLPSAGMMQSLPPPPPTTYDDRSSMPPPPSPLTVSQHEMTEQSHIGMHTLGRNINRNHFSLNFARPGSQSPPLPPPPPPEDEHQDFGRPRTSTGPQLAPIVPEDQNLPGWVPKNYIEKVVAIYDYYADKDDELSFQESSVLYVLKKNDDGWWEGVMDGVTGLFPGNYVEPCV is encoded by the exons ATGTTAACCGAAGCCCCAATGGCCAGTGACAAAATCATGGACGAACTAGCATCATTGATACGCACCGAAATTCCCGATGGCCGCCAAAGTCTGCGCGATAGCTATACGAACTTGGAGCGTGTCGCGGACTACTGCGAGGACACCTATTATCGGGCGGACAACAAGAAGGCGGCCCTCGAGGCGACCAAGAACTACACGACGCAATCCTTGGCCAGCGTAGCGTATCAGATCAATACTCTCGCCTATAGCTACATGCAGCTGTTGGATTTGCAGGCGCAGCAGCTCAGCGAGATGGAATCCCAGATGAATCACATTGCGCAGACGGTGCACATACACAAGGAGAAGGTGGCCAGGCG TGAGATTGGCGTGCTGACTGCCAACAAGGTGAGCTCGCGTCAGTTCAAGATTGTGGCGCCCATCAATCCCGAGAAGCCCATCAAGTATGTGCGCAAACCCATCGACTATTCCATACTGGACGAGATCGGACATGGCATCAACTCGGCTCAATCCAATCAACATGTGCGTCAAAAGCATCGTGGCTCGAGTCACGGTTCAGTGCAATCGCTGGTGCCGTCATCGGTGGGTCCGCCTCCCACCACGAAGCCGCCAACGCCGCCGCAAATGTCGCGTGCCGGCAACACGGGCACACTGGGCAAATCAGTCAGCAATACGGGCACACTGGGCAAGAGTTCGCGCGAGTATCGCACGCCACCGGTGGTGAATCCACCGCAAGTGCCTTCGCACTATGCGCCCAACTATCCCATTGGGCATCCCAAGCGCATGTCGACGGCTTCATCGACCACCACAACCACGACAACTGGTGGCGGAGCAGCGGGCAATGAGCGTGCAGCCGGTTATAGTGCATTGCCGATGCCACCGAGTCAGCAGATTGCGACGCATGTGAATCTGCCGTCGGCTGGAATGATGCAAtcgctgccaccgccaccgcccaCAACTTACGACGACAGGAGCAGCATGCCAC CGCCTCCCTCGCCGCTGACAGTGTCGCAGCACGAGATGACGGAGCAGAGTCACATTGGCATGCACACGCTGGGACGTAACATCAACAG AAATCATTTCAGCTTGAACTTTGCACGTCCTGGTTCGCAATCGCCACCGCtgccaccaccgccgccgccagaGGATGAGCACCAGGACTTTGGACGTCCTCGAACTTCAACTGGACCGCAGCTGGCGCCGATTGTGCCCGAGGATCAGAACTTGCCTGGCTGGGTGCCCAAGAACTACATCGAAAAGG TGGTGGCCATTTATGACTACTATGCCGATAAGGACGATGAGCTGAGCTTCCAGGAGAGCTCGGTGCTCTATGTGCTCAAGAAGAACGACGATGGCTGGTGGGAGGGCGTCATGGATGGCGTCACTGGGCTTTTCCCCGGCAACTATGTGGAGCCCTGCGTCTAA
- the LOC117576674 gene encoding twinfilin, with amino-acid sequence MSHQTGIKANEQLAKVFGKAKNGKIRVIKVSIENEQLSCSATADVKKDWERDYDKLLGPLFEENVPCYLLYRLDTKIPLGHGWLLISWTPDTASIRQKMVYASTKATLKTEFGTAYITEELHATTMEETTLEGYKKHKREFAAPAPLTTREEEIQELRKTEVRTDISTDTRHQTLGGVSCPLSDATRAAVEDLLRGNYDYLQFRISLEEERIHVSNAAKVPLSELPKQVPEDHARYHLFLFKHTHEGDYLESFVFIYSMPGYACSVRERMMYSSCKAPFLDQLAALGVDVTKKLEIDSGNELTEEFLQDELHPKKILHRPAFAKPKGPPNRGAKRLTRPTNDDEV; translated from the exons ATGTCGCATCAAACAGGCATCAAGG CCAACGAGCAATTGGCGAAAGTATTCGGCAAGgccaaaaatggaaaaatacgTGTGATAAAAGTATCAATTGAAAATG AACAGTTAAGCTGCAGCGCTACAGCTGATGTGAAAAAGGATTGGGAACGCGATTATGACAAATTACTGGGACCGCTCTTCGAGGAGAATGTGCCATGTTATCTGCTCTATCGCCTGGACACCAAGATTCCCCTGGGACACGGATGGCTGCTCATTAGCTGGACACCGGACACGGCGAGCATACGCCAGAAGATGGTCTATGCCTCGACTAAGGCAACTCTGAAGACGGAATTCGGCACCGCGTACATCACAGAGGAGTTGCATGCCACCACTATGGAGGAGACGACACTGGAGGGTTATAAGAAGCATAAACGTGAATTTGCGGCGCCTGCGCCGTTGACCACACGCGAGGAGGAGATCCAGGAGCTGCGTAAGACCGAAGTGCGCACCGACATCTCCACGGATACGCGTCACCAGACGCTGGGAGGCGTCTCTTGCCCCTTGAGTGATGCAACGCGTGCGGCAGTTGAGGATTTGCTGCGTGGAAACTACGATTACTTGCAGTTTCGCATTAGCTTGGAGGAGGAGCGCATACATGTATCAAATGCAGCCAAGGTGCCGCTGAGTGAGCTGCCCAAACAGGTGCCCGAGGATCATGCACGCTATCATTTGTTCTTGTTCAAGCACACGCACGAGGGCGATTATCTGGAGTCGTTTGTGTTCATCTATTCAATGCCTGGATACGCATGCTCGGTCCGAGAGCGCATGATGTACTCCAGCTGCAAGGCTCCGTTCCTCGATCAGCTGGCAGCACTTGGAGTGGATGTCACGAAGAAG TTGGAAATCGACAGTGGCAACGAACTCACCGAGGAGTTTCTGCAGGACGAGCTGCATCCCAAGAAGATATTGCATCGTCCAGCATTTGCCAAGCCAAAAGGTCCGCCAAATCGTGGCGCAAAACGCTTGACGCGTCCCACCAACGATGACGAAGTCTAA
- the LOC117576675 gene encoding RPII140-upstream gene protein → MKFFSNGRRFLLAGIIPAIDHSENDVIGKETPTYKAFLQGKQPEGSGMERLKHIFTIDEFGTISPELNSIYQAGFLGFLVGACYGGITQSRVSYMNFMENNQATAFKSHLDAKKKLQDQFTVNFAKGGFKWGWRVGLFTTSYVGIITCISVYRGKSSIYEYLAAGSLTGAIYKLNLGLRGMAAGGIIGGFMGGVAGVASLLLMKASGTSMEEVRYWQYKWRVQRDETINQAFRNQAQKDAPELFTAHDTRVGDKISLDPVK, encoded by the exons ATGAAATTCTTTTCGAACGGTCGACGGTTTTTATTAGCCGGCATTATACCGGCTATTGACCATAGTGAAAATGACGTTATCGGTAAGGAAACGCCAACATACAAAGCCTTTCTCCAAGGCAAACAGCCCGAAGGATCGGGCATGGAGCGTTTGAAGCATATCTTCACCATTGA TGAATTCGGCACCATATCCCCAGAGCTGAACTCCATATACCAAGCGGGCTTTCTAGGCTTCCTTGTTGGAGCTTGCTATGGTGGTATTACACAATCCCGCGTTAGCTACATGAACTTCATGGAGAACAATCAGGCAACGGCTTTTAAGTCACATCTGGATGCCAAG AAAAAGCTGCAGGATCAGTTCACAGTCAACTTTGCCAAAGGTGGCTTCAAGTGGGGCTGGCGTGTGGGACTCTTCACCACTTCCTATGT TGGCATCATTACCTGCATCTCAGTATATCGCGGCAAATCAAGCATCTATGAATACCTGGCAGCTGGCTCCCTCACCGGAGCTATCTATAAGCTCAACTTGGGACTGCGTGGCATGGCAGCTGGCGGCATCATTGGAGGCTTCATGGGTGGCGTAGCAGGCGTTGCTTCGCTGCTGCTAATGAAGGCATCCGGCACCTCGATGGAGGAAGTGCGTTACTGGCAATACAAATGGCGTGTGCAACGCGATGAGACGATTAATCAAGCTTTCAGGAATCAGGCACAGAAGGATGCACCAGAACTGTTCACAGCTCATGACACTCGAGTAGGCGACAAGATCAGCTTGGATCCCGTGAAGTAA